One region of Termitidicoccus mucosus genomic DNA includes:
- a CDS encoding type II secretion system protein: protein MKLRSRLHSGISKAFTLVEVIAVMTIIAIFAGISIMPVLTIIDNSRKRAEAKRLAMIADEIRASFMQEELQFNISALPGEVSRHAADGADAMFTTLFDDHTYAPVDNNAWFAKLAWLRGQRGLSEAEGSDIYGIKTNAWRGRRVLLRGPIEDNQQRYILLSFMFPHGATFALPDPATGYGGDYDAWFNSIYDHKWGAGEINLGVGDATWAAWRGRAQRGQTFFERVACERIVQPRYRISVNNRTGNEIIKVYANMQDGRGPAVDAARTIVAGRSYIVRPGAVISTAEEDPGLGHRVGILAGRRVRVYRVAFSDDFFDDYSSEGLIYSFLLNEEVTVFGQQVRLPDAGGGGAGGGEP from the coding sequence ATGAAACTTCGATCCAGACTCCATTCCGGCATATCAAAGGCTTTCACTCTGGTGGAGGTGATCGCGGTGATGACGATCATCGCAATCTTTGCCGGCATATCGATAATGCCAGTACTGACGATTATCGACAATTCGCGAAAACGAGCGGAGGCCAAAAGGCTGGCGATGATCGCCGACGAGATACGGGCATCCTTCATGCAGGAAGAGTTGCAGTTCAATATCTCGGCGCTTCCAGGCGAGGTTTCGCGACATGCGGCGGACGGAGCCGATGCGATGTTCACGACACTGTTCGACGACCATACCTATGCGCCTGTTGACAACAATGCTTGGTTCGCGAAGCTGGCATGGCTGCGGGGGCAGCGCGGTCTTTCGGAGGCGGAAGGTTCCGATATATATGGCATCAAGACCAATGCCTGGAGGGGGCGGCGCGTTTTGCTCAGGGGGCCGATTGAGGACAACCAGCAGCGCTATATCCTGCTTTCATTCATGTTTCCCCATGGCGCCACGTTTGCCCTGCCCGATCCGGCCACCGGCTATGGCGGTGATTATGATGCATGGTTCAATTCCATATATGATCACAAATGGGGGGCCGGTGAAATCAATCTGGGCGTTGGTGACGCCACTTGGGCCGCATGGAGAGGGCGCGCCCAGCGCGGGCAGACTTTTTTCGAGCGGGTCGCGTGCGAGCGCATCGTGCAGCCACGTTACAGGATCTCGGTAAACAATCGGACTGGCAATGAGATCATAAAAGTTTACGCGAACATGCAGGATGGCCGGGGGCCGGCGGTGGACGCAGCCCGCACTATCGTGGCGGGGCGGAGCTACATTGTTAGGCCGGGCGCGGTTATTTCAACGGCGGAGGAGGATCCCGGACTAGGCCATCGTGTGGGGATTTTGGCCGGACGACGGGTTCGAGTCTATCGTGTGGCGTTTAGCGATGATTTTTTTGATGACTATTCCAGCGAGGGGCTGATTTACTCGTTTTTGCTGAACGAAGAGGTGACCGTGTTCGGCCAGCAGGTTAGACTTCCAGATGCAGGGGGAGGTGGCGCTGGTGGAGGAGAACCGTAA
- a CDS encoding InlB B-repeat-containing protein, with amino-acid sequence MRYFWQDSRHRFVQPVLSLMMGGCLWGILGAQPAEQRGAQMGMVALLAHPDTGGSALGGGSYKICEIVEIFAIPAPHYRFVRWEGKVTQPSLSRTRTMTTANSFPITAVFEPQRYRLNITCEPVYAGQVEGGGWFPYGVTAPVHAVPAQGQGYVFSHWDGPVADAYAADTTLANPLTGPVKLKAHFKRMVDNCTLTVIAEPALGGEVTASGVHEPGTVVKLTAKPARGFVFNGWQGAVSNPGSTETEILVNQDINVKAMFIYQKALIRAKIVPEAAGKVSGDLGVRPCYVPAILKAEAMPGYVFDGWEGAVSTKSGEQTTVTPSEVGKAVVVIARFRAIP; translated from the coding sequence ATGAGATATTTCTGGCAAGATTCCAGGCATCGTTTCGTTCAGCCCGTTTTGAGTCTGATGATGGGAGGATGCTTATGGGGAATTCTTGGGGCACAGCCTGCAGAGCAACGGGGGGCACAGATGGGGATGGTGGCTTTGTTGGCCCATCCGGATACAGGAGGAAGTGCCTTGGGCGGGGGTAGTTACAAGATCTGCGAAATTGTGGAAATCTTCGCCATTCCGGCTCCACATTATCGTTTCGTGCGCTGGGAGGGGAAAGTGACGCAGCCGTCGCTGTCGCGCACCCGGACCATGACAACGGCAAACTCCTTTCCAATTACGGCGGTATTTGAGCCCCAGCGCTATAGGCTGAACATAACATGCGAGCCAGTGTATGCGGGGCAGGTCGAGGGCGGAGGCTGGTTCCCGTATGGCGTGACTGCGCCCGTACATGCCGTGCCAGCGCAGGGGCAGGGGTATGTGTTTTCCCACTGGGATGGTCCGGTTGCCGATGCCTATGCGGCCGACACGACGCTCGCGAATCCGTTGACTGGCCCGGTGAAACTCAAAGCTCATTTCAAACGCATGGTGGACAATTGCACCCTCACGGTGATCGCGGAGCCGGCTTTGGGCGGCGAGGTGACGGCGAGCGGTGTCCATGAGCCCGGCACGGTGGTCAAACTGACAGCCAAGCCCGCGCGCGGATTTGTCTTCAACGGCTGGCAGGGGGCGGTGAGCAACCCGGGTTCCACCGAGACGGAAATTCTCGTTAATCAGGACATAAATGTAAAAGCAATGTTTATTTATCAGAAAGCCTTGATTCGTGCGAAAATTGTGCCTGAAGCCGCGGGTAAGGTGTCGGGCGACTTGGGCGTCCGCCCATGTTATGTCCCCGCCATTTTGAAGGCAGAGGCGATGCCGGGCTATGTCTTTGACGGTTGGGAGGGAGCTGTATCGACCAAATCTGGTGAGCAAACCACCGTGACCCCGTCAGAAGTCGGGAAAGCGGTGGTGGTCATAGCCCGCTTCCGGGCAATCCCCTGA